The following coding sequences are from one Lolium rigidum isolate FL_2022 chromosome 6, APGP_CSIRO_Lrig_0.1, whole genome shotgun sequence window:
- the LOC124660578 gene encoding uncharacterized protein LOC124660578 isoform X3, with amino-acid sequence MQDCYMHNNIFPCPFFLQSLAPTSLENTMRTVKILALEFSVADLDATIGVLRCFPCIEKLYVNFMKWLDIPVNKHVHPTDPVKCPEINLKVKELVLNNYKGSEQDVCFAKFFLLNSKVLKKIRLGIIQKIHVLKNREIVTNEWKDHRDMLLKIPSPQAILKFKEEAAGKGLGSAALLLPWMIWKHRNECVFEGARPSVRDLMSKFKEEAALWAKAGAMGLRVWRWSSPLTSV; translated from the exons ATGCAAGATTGTTACATGCATAATAATATTTTCCCATGTCCTTTTTTTTTACAGAGTTTA GCCCCAACCAGCTTGGAGAACACGATGAGAACCGTGAAGATTTTGGCTCTCGAGTTCTCTGTCGCTGATTTGGATGCTACTATTGGTGTTTTAAGGTGTTTTCCCTGCATAGAAAAACTTTATGTCAAC TTTATGAAATGGTTGGACATACCTGTGAACAAACATGTGCACCCAACAGATCCAGTCAAGTGCCCTGAGATCAATCTAAAAGTAAAAGAACTGGTGTTGAACAATTATAAGGGTAGTGAGCAAGATGTTTGCTTTGCCAAGTTCTTTCTTTTGAACTCAAAAGTGCTAAAGAAAATAAGACTAGGAATCATCCAGAAGATCCATGTTCTTAAAAACCGTGAGATTGTCACCAATGAATGGAAGGATCATCGAGACATGCTGCTAAAA ATCCCTTCGCCTCAAGCTATTCTCAAATTCAAGGAAGAAGCTGCCGGAAAAGGGCTCGGATCAGCAGCGCTGCTCCTGCCATGGATGATTTGGAAGCACCGTAACGAGTGTGTTTTTGAGGGAGCACGGCCGTCTGTGCGCGACCTGATGTCCAAATTCAAGGAAGAAGCTGCCCTCTGGGCTAAGGCAGGTGCTATGGGACTTAGG GTTTGGCGATGGTCATCTCCATTGACTTCGGTCTAG
- the LOC124660578 gene encoding uncharacterized protein LOC124660578 isoform X2 encodes MQDCYMHNNIFPCPFFLQSLAPTSLAPTRLAPTSLAPTSLENTMRTVKILALEFSVADLDATIGVLRCFPCIEKLYVNFMKWLDIPVNKHVHPTDPVKCPEINLKVKELVLNNYKGSEQDVCFAKFFLLNSKVLKKIRLGIIQKIHVLKNREIVTNEWKDHRDMLLKIPSPQAILKFKEEAAGKGLGSAALLLPWMIWKHRNECVFEGARPSVRDLMSKFKEEAALWAKAGAMGLRVWRWSSPLTSV; translated from the exons ATGCAAGATTGTTACATGCATAATAATATTTTCCCATGTCCTTTTTTTTTACAGAGTTTAGCCCCAACCAGCTTGGCCCCAACCAGATTGGCCCCAACCAGCTTGGCCCCAACCAGCTTGGAGAACACGATGAGAACCGTGAAGATTTTGGCTCTCGAGTTCTCTGTCGCTGATTTGGATGCTACTATTGGTGTTTTAAGGTGTTTTCCCTGCATAGAAAAACTTTATGTCAAC TTTATGAAATGGTTGGACATACCTGTGAACAAACATGTGCACCCAACAGATCCAGTCAAGTGCCCTGAGATCAATCTAAAAGTAAAAGAACTGGTGTTGAACAATTATAAGGGTAGTGAGCAAGATGTTTGCTTTGCCAAGTTCTTTCTTTTGAACTCAAAAGTGCTAAAGAAAATAAGACTAGGAATCATCCAGAAGATCCATGTTCTTAAAAACCGTGAGATTGTCACCAATGAATGGAAGGATCATCGAGACATGCTGCTAAAA ATCCCTTCGCCTCAAGCTATTCTCAAATTCAAGGAAGAAGCTGCCGGAAAAGGGCTCGGATCAGCAGCGCTGCTCCTGCCATGGATGATTTGGAAGCACCGTAACGAGTGTGTTTTTGAGGGAGCACGGCCGTCTGTGCGCGACCTGATGTCCAAATTCAAGGAAGAAGCTGCCCTCTGGGCTAAGGCAGGTGCTATGGGACTTAGG GTTTGGCGATGGTCATCTCCATTGACTTCGGTCTAG
- the LOC124660578 gene encoding putative F-box/FBD/LRR-repeat protein At1g78760 isoform X1 produces the protein MPRKRARHDNHGDLISGLPDDILGTIISLLPTREGGKTQLLARSWRPLWRYAPVNICCDRPICSKQYKRISVISDLLSIHRGTTRRFNLDPIRFRTDEEKKVLESWFRSRSFAKLEELIIGFADSKYQLPSSVLLCTSALVVAKISRCVFPKEVTDLPSFPLLKELSLCSVYIAEDVFHGLLSRCHVLESLYLEGLNDTGSFEISSETLTSVGLGNCILKQGELIIKYAPRLERLLLPRPSRGPYILRVIEAPKLQILGLLSPCISQLEIANTLFEVGAPTTCS, from the coding sequence ATGCCCCGGAAACGGGCACGGCATGACAACCACGGCGATCTCATCAGCGGACTTCCTGACGACATCCTTGGTACCATTATCTCCCTCCTCCCGACAAGGGAGGGCGGCAAAACGCAGCTCCTCGCCCGCAGCTGGCGCCCACTCTGGCGCTACGCTCCAGTGAACATTTGCTGCGACCGCCCCATCTGCAGCAAGCAATACAAACGCATCTCCGTCATCTCCGACCTCCTCTCCATCCACCGTGGCACCACACGCCGCTTCAACCTCGACCCCATCCGCTTTCGCACAGACGAAGAAAAGAAAGTTCTCGAGAGCTGGTTCCGTTCCCGATCCTTCGCCAAACTTGAGGAGCTCATCATCGGCTTCGCGGACAGCAAGTACCAGCTGCCATCATCGGTGCTTCTATGCACATCAGCCCTTGTCGTGGCCAAAATCAGCCGCTGCGTTTTCCCAAAAGAGGTAACTGATTTGCCCAGCTTTCCCTTGCTCAAGGAGCTCAGCCTATGCTCCGTTTACATCGCCGAGGATGTCTTCCATGGGTTGCTCTCTCGTTGCCATGTCCTGGAGTCACTGTATTTGGAGGGACTTAACGACACGGGCTCCTTCGAAATAAGCTCGGAAACTCTTACGAGCGTGGGCCTCGGCAACTGTATTTTGAAGCAAGGAGAATTGATTATCAAGTATGCCCCTCGCCTTGAAAGGTTGCTACTACCTCGTCCGAGTAGAGGTCCTTATATTCTCCGTGTAATTGAAGCACCTAAACTTCAAATATTGGGACTTTTGTCGCCCTGCATCTCCCAACTTGAGATTGCAAACACATTGTTCGAGGTAGGAGCACCAACCACTTGCTCTTGA